The nucleotide sequence GCGAGAGGACGGGCAGCGCATGAGCGGCGGGGCAAGACAGGCAGGGATGGAAGAGGCGAAGCGCCTCCTGCCGACCACCCGCCTGAGCATCACCGAGGTGTGCTTCGAGGTGGGTATTCGAGCCTCGGCACGTTCGTTGCCCGGTTCTCCCGTATGCTCGGCGTACACCCGGTCTGTTCCGGACCCCCTTGCCGCCGCTGCTCCGAGGCCGTTCGTCGCGGGCTCCCGGACGCCTGCGACGGCGCATCGCACCCTGGTTTGCCGAGGAGCAGCGTTCCGGCAGGATGCGCGCCATCGACCCGGAGCTTGCTGCCCGGGTGTTTCCGGGGGCCCTCTCGATGGCGTTCGTTTCGCTGTGGGCGGTCGGGGCGGAGCTCATGCAGCTAGCGATTGAGGCAGAGGGGCTGGTACGGCGCTTCGGGCAGGTCACGGCGCTGGACGGCCTGTCACTCGAGGTGGAGCATGGAGTCACCTTCGGGCTCATCGGGCCCAACGGCGCCGGTAAGACCACATTCATACGCATGGTGGTGGGGCTCGATCGGCCGCAGGCGGGACAGGTGCGGGTGCTGGGCCGCACCATGCCCGATCCCGTCGTGCTGGCGGAGATCGGCTACATGCCGCAGGCGGACGCGCTCTACCCCGACCTCACGGCCCTGGAAAACCTGGCCTTCTTCGGCGCCATCTTCGGCCTTACAGGTGCCACCCTGCGAGAGCGTATGGACGAGGTACTCGCCCTGGTGGGCCTGTCCGCTGTCGCCGGACGGCTGGTGGAGCACTTCAGCGGCGGCATGCGGCGACGGCTGTCGCTCGCCGCGGCCCTGCTGCACCGCCCGGCCCTGCTCGTGCTGGATGAGCCGACGGTCGGCGTCGACCCGGAGTTGCGGCAGGCGTTTTGGGAACATTTCGCGACCCTGGCCCGGCAGGGCACGACGGTGCTCGTCTCGACCCACCACATGGACGAGGCGCGGCGTTGCGGGCGCCTCGCGCTGATGCGGGCCGGCCGGGTGCTGGCGTGCGGGACGCCGGCGCAACTCCTGCGGCGGGCGGGCACGGACGACATGGAGGAGGCGTTCTTGCGCTTTGCGGCCGGCAGTGCAGCCGGGGAAGAGGTATCCGGGGAAGGGTCGCCCGGGAGAGAGGTGCGGGGGCCAGGGAGGAATGGGCGATGAACGTGAGCTCAACCTCGGGAACGAGTCATCCGCCCGGCGGGTGGGGGGCGAGCCTGCGGCGGACTCAGGCTGTCGCCGTGCGGGTGATGCGCCAGTTGTGGCGAGACAGACGAACCCTGGCCCTCATGTTTGTCATCCCCGTGTTACTCATGTTGTTGATAACGTACCTGCTCGAAGGCCCGTCGGAAGCGCCCACGGTGGCCGTCGTGGCGCCCACCCAACGGCTCGCCGGCTGGGCGGTTCAGCACCTCGTCCGTCCGGCCGCCGGAGACAGGTGGACGGTCATCGACGCCGGGGCCGATGATCCCGAGACGGTCGTGCGGGCAGGACGGGCGTCTGCCGTGCTGGTGGTGCCCGGCGACCTGCTGAGCGCGCCACTGCAGGGGCGGGCCCCTTCGTTCGAGGTGGTGGTCGAAGGGGCGGAGTATGGCACCACCGGCCGCATCCTCAGTGACCTGCGGGCCGTGCTCCCCGCCATGGCCGGCCGTGTGGGGGCCATGGCGCTGGGGCCGTTGGGCGCGGCTGCCGGGACGGGGGGCCCAACCGCAGCCCCAGGCACGGGCCTGCCGTTTCGGGTGCGCTATGTGTACGGCGGTCCCGGGATGAAGCTGACCGATCACCTGGCGCCCGGGCTTCTTGCATACCTGGCGTTTTTCTTCGTCTTCCTGCTGACGGCCGCCGCTTTCCTGCGAGAACGCCAGCGTGGGACCCTCGTGCGCATGCCGACGTCGCCGCTCCGGCCCGGCGAGGTGGTGGCCGGGTACATGGCAGGGTTCAGCCTGCTGGCGCTTGCTCAGGCGGCGGTGGTGGTCGCGGTGGTGGTGTGGGGGCTTGGCGTGCAGTACCGGGGGAGCCTTGCGTGGGTCGTGGTCGTGGAGCTCCTGGTGACCCTCGGAGCGTCGAGCCTGGGGATCTTCCTCTCCACTTTCGCCCGAAACGAGCTGCAGGTGATGCAGTTCATCCCGCTCGTCATCATCCCCCAGGCGCTTTTGTGCGGGCTCATCGTGAGCGTGCAACTGCTGCCGGGTCTGCTGCGGCTGCTGGCGTACATCATGCCACTCACCTACGCGACGACCGCCCTTACCGACGTCATGATCCGGGGTCTGGGAGGCAAGGCCATCTGGGCTCATCTGGCGGCACTCGCCGCCTTTGCGGCCGTCTTCGTGGTGCTCGCCGCGAGGGCCGTGCGGCGGGTGTGAGCCGGGCCCCGGCTGAAGACGCTCTTGTTGAAGACGCTCTTATCGTTGACAACGCTCGTATCCTTCGTCACACGCGATCATGCCTCCCTGGATGCAAGGCACTTTCCCCGTTGGCCCTCTTCACCCGCAGCGGCTTCAGGGCGACGGCGCTTCCCGCGATTCCCGCGCCGGCTCCCCCAGCGGGTAGCGGTTGAGGAGCGAGGCGCCGACCAGTGCGATGAGGGCGGCGACGGGGCTCACGAGCTGCACGCCGAGCGGGCGGTCGGCGGTGTCGCCCAGGTATTCCAAGAGCAGCCCGAGCACCAAGCCCGACAGGGCGATGACTGCCTGGTTGATGACCCCTTGCACCGCGAAGTACATGCCCTCTCGCTGCTCTCCCGTTCGGGCGGCATCATCACGGGCAATCTCCGCTACCATCACGTTGGGCAGGGTGAGCAGCGCCCCGAATCCGAAGCCGGCCACCGCCATCACGATGGCGCCCCGCACGAGGGCCGGGGCGACGGCGAAAAGATGAGCCGGGAAGAACAGGAGCGCCGCGACGGCCACCAGCAGCATCCCCAACTGGAACGTCCGCCGGGTGCCCAGCCGCCGGCTCAGGCGGTTGAGCAGCGGCAGCGTGGCCAGTGCCACGACGATTCGAGTCCCGAGGCTCGTGACATTGCCGCCGAAGGCCCGGGGGGACGCAACGTCGCCGTCACAAGACCCTGGATAACGGGTGCAGCCGCGGCAAGCCTCGCCGCGGCGTGTCAAGGGACAGTGACTTTGTCACCCTTTCGCACGTTCATGGGGACCGAGATTATGTCATCCCGCTAAGTGTACAGAGCGGAGGAGCGTGGGACGCGCATGTCCTTGAAGGGCCGGCGCCACGGGTGCGTGGCTGGCGGGCGAGAGGTAGGGCGGGGCGATGGCGGCGGGGCCGTCACCGGTGTGGGGTTAGGCAGTGGTGGGGGCGTAACGACGTCCAGTTCCTGCAGGGTATAGACCTGGCCGGCATAGAGTGCGCGTCGCACGCCGTCCAGGCCGGTCAGTACGGTGACCGTCCGGCGGGGCGTCAGGGGCACCACGTGGCGGTGCGCATCCAGCAGCTGATAGGTCTTGCCCTGGAAGCTGATCGTGGAGCCGGCGGAGGCCTTGCGCGTCTCCCGCAAGGCCAGGATAGTGAGAAGCTCATGGGCATTGGGGGCAGGACGGAAGGCGGGCTGGGGGTCTTTCGGGGCGACCGCAAAGCGGCGGTTGAAGCGTTCGATGAACCCGGGCAGGAAGTGGTTGGCATCGTCCAGGGTGCGGACGCGGGCAATGCGCAGCTCGGTTACCAGGCGGCTTTGGAGGGTTTGCCAGAGGCGTTCGATGCGGCCTTTGGCTTGGGGGGAACGGGCCGGGATATGGACGATCCCGAGGGCCTGCAGGGCCTGACCGAACTGGGTCAGTGGGATCGTCTGGCCAGCCAGTTCCTCGTCGATGGACAGCCGGCCCTGCTTGGGGGAGAAGAACAGGGTGTGGCGGTCGGAGTAGAGGCGCACGGGCACGCCGTGGTGCTGGAGGATCTGGCGGAGGACCTGGAGATAGCCCATCAGTTGCTCGGTGAGGAGAAACCAAAGGCCCAGAATCTGACTGGTGGCATCGTCGATGGCCCCATGCAAGCAGAGGTGAGGACCGCGGTCTTCCAGCCAGGCAAACGGGCTGGCGTCGACCTGGACCAAGGCGCCGGCTTGGGGCATCCGCTCCCGGGAGCGGCGCCGGCGGGCCGCTTTGTGGGTATGGGCCAAGGGAATCCCGGCCGCCTTGAGGATGCGGGCGATGGTCTTGGCACTGAGATGGACCTGATGGTACTCGGCCAGGAGTTCGGCCATGTGCTGGCAGCTCGCATCCCGGTAGACATCCAGCGCCAGACCCAGGACGGTTTGGCGCACGGCGTCGGGGACCGCATGGCTGGGTCGGCGGCCGCGGTTTTTGTGGGCCAGGATGGCAGCCCCGTGCTGGGCGAAGGCGTGCTTGAGACGTAGGACATGGCGTTCGGACAGTCCGAGGGCTTGAGCTCCTTCCCATACCGTGATCTCGCCTTTGAGCAGACGCTCGAGCACGGGAATGCGCTGGGCCTCGTCGGGACGCAAGAAGACGTCACCCTTCATGGGGACGAGACATTCGCCAGGGCGGGCGTCGGCCCCGGGGGGCACCCCCCGGGGCCCCACCCCGGGCCCCCTCCGGTCATCAGGGGAGTGACAAAATCTCAGTCCCGTTCACGGGGTGACATTATCACTGTCCGGCGACACAAGCCTCGCCGCGGCGTTGCAGGCCCAGCCGGGCTTCTGGTATACTGGGCTGCGCGCAAAACTGCATAGAGCACTGGCCGTAGGCCCGCTGGGGGAGCCCGGATGACCGGGCTGAGAGGGGGGTGGATTCACCCCGACCCCTCGAACCTGATCAGGGTCATGCCTGCGTAGGGAAGCGGGAAAACGGAGCCGCACGTCAGTCGCCGCTCGTGCCGTCGCCGGTGCGAGCATCCTTCGTCGAGTTTCATCGCTCTCGTCCCCCGCCGCTCTCCGCTCGCCAGCGCCCTCGTGATGCCCCAGGGTCTCCGACCGGCGCTTGCGAGGAGGTCGACGGACGTGCCCCCCACGGGTAGGACTCCTGCGGACACGACCCCCATCGACACAGCGCCGAGGCGCGATGCACCGGCCCCAGGCGTGCCTGCCATCGATGCGCCGGCCACGGCGGCTTCTACCACCATCGCCCCCCTTCCCGCGAGTCGAAAGGTTTACGTGCAGGGTTCCCGACAGGACCTCCGGGTCCCCTTTCGCGAGGTGACGCTCACGCCGGAGCCGACCGGGAAAGGACCGACCGGTGACGGCCCGACGGTCGAGCCCCCGCTCCGGCTCTACGATACGACGGGCCCGTACACCGACCCCGCCTTTCGCCCGGATCCGCGCCGGGGGCTTCCTGAGCTGCGCCGCTCCTGGATCCGCGAGCGGGCCGACGTCGAGGAGTACCGGGGACGGCCGTACCGCCCGGAAGACGACGGCTTGCGCCCTGGTGATCCCCATATGGCCCACACCCGCTGGCCGGGGCCGGAGCGTCCTCCGCTGCGGGCCCGACCCGGCAGGGCCGTGACGCAGATGCACTACGCTCGGCGAGGGCTCGTCACCCCCGAGATGGAGTTCGTCGCGCTCCGCGAAGGCGTCGACCCCGAACTGGTGCGCCGGGAGGTGGCCGCCGGGCGGGCGATCATCCCCTGCAACGTGAACCACCCGGAGCTGGAACCGATGATCATCGGCCGGGCCTTCCACGTCAAAGTGAACGCCAACATCGGCAACTCGGTCATCTCGTCCTCCATCGAGGGCGAACTGGAGAAGCTCCTCTGGGCGATCCGCTGGGGCACCGACACGGTCATGGATCTGTCGACGGGTAGGGCCATCCATTCCACCCGCGAGTGGATCCTGCGCAACGCGCCCGTGCCGGTGGGGACCGTGCCGATCTATCAAGCCCTGGACAGAGTGGGTGGACGGCCCGAGGCGCTCACATGGGAGGCAGTGAGGGAGACGCTCATCGAACAGGCCGAGCTGGGGGTAGACTACTGGACCATTCATGCGGGAATACTGCTCCGTTACATCCCTCTCGCTGCCTCGCGGGTAACCGGCATCGTCTCGCGGGGCGGCTCCATCCTGGCGGCCTGGTGTTTGGCCCACCACCAGGAAAATTTCCTCTACGCCCACTTCGACGAGATCTGCGAAATCGCCCGGGTGTACGACGTGGCGTTGTCGCTCGGTGATGCCCTGCGGC is from Limnochorda sp. L945t and encodes:
- a CDS encoding ABC transporter ATP-binding protein, with amino-acid sequence MPPLLRGRSSRAPGRLRRRIAPWFAEEQRSGRMRAIDPELAARVFPGALSMAFVSLWAVGAELMQLAIEAEGLVRRFGQVTALDGLSLEVEHGVTFGLIGPNGAGKTTFIRMVVGLDRPQAGQVRVLGRTMPDPVVLAEIGYMPQADALYPDLTALENLAFFGAIFGLTGATLRERMDEVLALVGLSAVAGRLVEHFSGGMRRRLSLAAALLHRPALLVLDEPTVGVDPELRQAFWEHFATLARQGTTVLVSTHHMDEARRCGRLALMRAGRVLACGTPAQLLRRAGTDDMEEAFLRFAAGSAAGEEVSGEGSPGREVRGPGRNGR
- a CDS encoding ABC transporter permease — protein: MNVSSTSGTSHPPGGWGASLRRTQAVAVRVMRQLWRDRRTLALMFVIPVLLMLLITYLLEGPSEAPTVAVVAPTQRLAGWAVQHLVRPAAGDRWTVIDAGADDPETVVRAGRASAVLVVPGDLLSAPLQGRAPSFEVVVEGAEYGTTGRILSDLRAVLPAMAGRVGAMALGPLGAAAGTGGPTAAPGTGLPFRVRYVYGGPGMKLTDHLAPGLLAYLAFFFVFLLTAAAFLRERQRGTLVRMPTSPLRPGEVVAGYMAGFSLLALAQAAVVVAVVVWGLGVQYRGSLAWVVVVELLVTLGASSLGIFLSTFARNELQVMQFIPLVIIPQALLCGLIVSVQLLPGLLRLLAYIMPLTYATTALTDVMIRGLGGKAIWAHLAALAAFAAVFVVLAARAVRRV
- a CDS encoding MFS transporter — its product is MALATLPLLNRLSRRLGTRRTFQLGMLLVAVAALLFFPAHLFAVAPALVRGAIVMAVAGFGFGALLTLPNVMVAEIARDDAARTGEQREGMYFAVQGVINQAVIALSGLVLGLLLEYLGDTADRPLGVQLVSPVAALIALVGASLLNRYPLGEPARESREAPSP
- a CDS encoding ISNCY family transposase, with amino-acid sequence MKGDVFLRPDEAQRIPVLERLLKGEITVWEGAQALGLSERHVLRLKHAFAQHGAAILAHKNRGRRPSHAVPDAVRQTVLGLALDVYRDASCQHMAELLAEYHQVHLSAKTIARILKAAGIPLAHTHKAARRRRSRERMPQAGALVQVDASPFAWLEDRGPHLCLHGAIDDATSQILGLWFLLTEQLMGYLQVLRQILQHHGVPVRLYSDRHTLFFSPKQGRLSIDEELAGQTIPLTQFGQALQALGIVHIPARSPQAKGRIERLWQTLQSRLVTELRIARVRTLDDANHFLPGFIERFNRRFAVAPKDPQPAFRPAPNAHELLTILALRETRKASAGSTISFQGKTYQLLDAHRHVVPLTPRRTVTVLTGLDGVRRALYAGQVYTLQELDVVTPPPLPNPTPVTAPPPSPRPTSRPPATHPWRRPFKDMRVPRSSALYT
- the thiC gene encoding phosphomethylpyrimidine synthase ThiC; its protein translation is MPPTGRTPADTTPIDTAPRRDAPAPGVPAIDAPATAASTTIAPLPASRKVYVQGSRQDLRVPFREVTLTPEPTGKGPTGDGPTVEPPLRLYDTTGPYTDPAFRPDPRRGLPELRRSWIRERADVEEYRGRPYRPEDDGLRPGDPHMAHTRWPGPERPPLRARPGRAVTQMHYARRGLVTPEMEFVALREGVDPELVRREVAAGRAIIPCNVNHPELEPMIIGRAFHVKVNANIGNSVISSSIEGELEKLLWAIRWGTDTVMDLSTGRAIHSTREWILRNAPVPVGTVPIYQALDRVGGRPEALTWEAVRETLIEQAELGVDYWTIHAGILLRYIPLAASRVTGIVSRGGSILAAWCLAHHQENFLYAHFDEICEIARVYDVALSLGDALRPGSIADANDAAQFAELRTLGELTERAWRHDVQVMIEGPGHVPMHLIQQNVDLEREICHDAPFYTLGPLTTDVAPGYDHITSAIGAAMIGWYGAAMLCYVTPKEHLGLPDKDDVREGVIAYKIAAHAADVAKGHPRARQWDDALSRARYAFRWTDQFNLALDPERARAYHDETLPSDAAKVAHFCSMCGPKFCSMQISHELHEFSRRRGLTLEEAVEHGLQEKALEFRARAE